Genomic window (Atribacterota bacterium):
CTTGTATAATGGTCCCTTTTAGTTTTGAAGGAATAGTTTTAGGTACTTTGCGCCTGGTAAGCAAGAAAGCCAATAATTTTAATAAAGAGAGCATAGAAAAGATTGAAAGCTTTGTACATGGTATTTCTATTGCCATTCATAATTACCAAAATTACTGCCAGCTGGAAAAGACTAAAAATGACATAATTCTGGCTATGACGAGAATTGTAGAAACCCGTGACCCTTACACTGCCGGCCATCAGGAAGGCGTAGCCAGGATTGCCACTAATATTGCCCGGGAAATGGGGTTAAATGATGATATAATTGAGGCTATCAGAATTGCTTCCCTGGTTCATGATATTGGAAAAATCAGTATACCTTCGGAAATTTTAAATAAACCCAGTCGTTTAAATGAGATTGAATATAACCTGGTTAAGAATCATCCCAAATTAGGATATGAAATACTCAAAGATATCTCCTTCACTTATCCCATTGCTGATATTGTTTATCAGCATCATGAAAAAATAGATGGTTCAGGTTATCCTGGCGGTTTAAAAGGAGACAATATCATGATTGAAGCCCGAATCATCTGTGCAGCAGATGTTTATGAAGCAATGGCCTCTCATCGTCCTTATAGACCTGCCTTAGGTGCTCAAGCTGCAGAAGAAGAGTTGTTAAAAAATAAAGGTATTCTTTATGATTCCATGGTTGTGGAAGCCTGTATTAAAGTTTGCCGGCAAGAGCAGCTGATTATGCTCTTCAAGGATTAGAATTGTCCATTTTGTAAATTATTTTAGTTCTTGACTATTATTTATTGCTATATTATAAAGATGTTTATAGATTTATTTTTATTAAAAATCTTAAGAAGAGGTAGGTTTAATCTGGATGAACACAGATAAAAAGACAGAGGGAAATATCCGGGAGATTATATTGAATAAAAAAAGTGCATTAGCAGAAAAAATACTGGAAAAACAGATAGGCCGATCTCCTGAATTAAAAAGTCAATATAAAAAGATTGATATACAGAAATGTCATCAGGATATTGTTTATCACCTCTCTTACCTTGCCGAAGCAGTTGCGCTGGATTCGGAAATACTTTTTTTAGAATATACACGCTGGCTAAAACATCTTTTTTTAGGCCTTCATATTCCTCTATCACAATTAGCGGATAATTTTGAAATTATAAAGGAAGTTCTCACAGAGGAGATAGAAACAGGTGTCTTCCTTTCAAAGATAAGAGATTTTTTAGAGAAAGGAAAAGCAATATTTATTAAAGATGAAAGTGAGCTGAACAGTTTCCTGAATCCAAAAAATCAATATTATGAATTATGTGTTAGATATATGGAAAATCTATTAAAGGGTAACCGCTTAATATTTAATTCTCTGATTTTAGAGAAGGTCCAAAAAGAGGGAATCCCGGTTAAAGATATTTATCTGAATGTCTTTGAGCCGGTACAAAAAGAGATAGGACGCCTCTGGCAATTAGGGCGAATAAGTGTTGCCCAGGAACATTATTGTACTGCTGCAACCCAGTCTTTAATAGCTCAACTTTACCCTTTTTTTCTTAACCCCGGAGGGGACAATAGATATACCTGCATCACTGCCTGTATCGGCAATGAGCTTCATGAAATAGGAATTCGTATGGTTGCTGATTTTTTGGAAATGGACAATTGGAGCACATATCACCTGGGAGCGAATACTCCTAATGATAGTTTAATTAAAACAGTTTTGGAAAAACAGGTCGACTTATTAGCAGTATCGGTAACTATTACATATCATCTTCATCAGTTAGAAAAGTTAATAATAGATCTCCGAAAACAAGTTGAATCTGATAAGATAAAAATTATGGTTGGTGGCTATCCCTTTAATATTGATGATCAGTTATGGCGAAAAGTAGGGGCCGATGGGACAGCCAGGCAGGGTCAGGAAGCTGTAAATAAAGCAAATCAGCTAGTAAAAAATAAGGTTGGGGATAATGCATAATAATATTTTACAAGATGATTATCTGATAATTGTTGATAAAGAAGGTCGGATACAGCAAATAATCGGCATGGAAGACAGCGCTACAGGTAAATTGGTAGGTAGCATGCTAAGTACAATGGTTATCCCGGCTTATTTCCAAAATATTATGAATTTTCTTCTAAGTATAAAAAATAAGAAGATTGAAATCGGCTGGGAATTCTGTTTACAGGGGAAAAACAATAATATTTTAGCTCTATTTTCAGGAATACAGCTTGAGAAAGACAGGGCATTGATTATAGTCCAGCATCCTTTTACCGGGCTTAATAAGTTATTACCTGAAGAGGCAAAAATAGATATAAAAGTCTGGCAAAAGTTATTGCATAACTATTACAGGAAAAAGCAGATAACATTAACCACTAAAGATGAAAAAAGACAGGACGAATTTTATCAGCAATACAGTGAGTTGAATAATGAACTGGTAAATTTACAACGACAGATGGTCAAAAAAAATAAGGAAATAGAAGTAGAAAAAGAACGTTTTCGGGTAACCCTCACAGGTATTGCCGATGCTGTTATTTCTGCAGATGGCGATTTTGAGATTAATCTCGTTAATAAGGCAGCGCTAAGTCTGTTAATGAAAGAAGAAGAACAGGTTATAAAGAAAAACTTTTGGGAAATTTTTAAACTTAAAGATAAAGATGGAAATAATATAGACTCTATCAGGAAAAAGTTATTTAAGGTTGGCAATTATCAGGGTGAAGATTTTGACCTGCTGTTGAACAAAAAAACAGCTATTTCCATAGATTTTCGATTATCTCTTATTGATAGAAACAAATTAAAAACAGGCATAGTACTTATTTTTCGTGATATTAGTGAGAGAAAGAAAAAAGAAGAACAATTATCCCATTTTGCCACTACAGATATACTGACTGGAGTTTATAACCGC
Coding sequences:
- a CDS encoding cobalamin-dependent protein (Presence of a B(12) (cobalamin)-binding domain implies dependence on cobalamin itself, in one of its several forms, or in some unusual lineages, dependence on a cobalamin-like analog.) — translated: MNKKSALAEKILEKQIGRSPELKSQYKKIDIQKCHQDIVYHLSYLAEAVALDSEILFLEYTRWLKHLFLGLHIPLSQLADNFEIIKEVLTEEIETGVFLSKIRDFLEKGKAIFIKDESELNSFLNPKNQYYELCVRYMENLLKGNRLIFNSLILEKVQKEGIPVKDIYLNVFEPVQKEIGRLWQLGRISVAQEHYCTAATQSLIAQLYPFFLNPGGDNRYTCITACIGNELHEIGIRMVADFLEMDNWSTYHLGANTPNDSLIKTVLEKQVDLLAVSVTITYHLHQLEKLIIDLRKQVESDKIKIMVGGYPFNIDDQLWRKVGADGTARQGQEAVNKANQLVKNKVGDNA
- a CDS encoding diguanylate cyclase; the protein is MHNNILQDDYLIIVDKEGRIQQIIGMEDSATGKLVGSMLSTMVIPAYFQNIMNFLLSIKNKKIEIGWEFCLQGKNNNILALFSGIQLEKDRALIIVQHPFTGLNKLLPEEAKIDIKVWQKLLHNYYRKKQITLTTKDEKRQDEFYQQYSELNNELVNLQRQMVKKNKEIEVEKERFRVTLTGIADAVISADGDFEINLVNKAALSLLMKEEEQVIKKNFWEIFKLKDKDGNNIDSIRKKLFKVGNYQGEDFDLLLNKKTAISIDFRLSLIDRNKLKTGIVLIFRDISERKKKEEQLSHFATTDILTGVYNRRMGMELLGKEIKITKRRNSLLSICFLDLDGLKKVNDEHGHQEGDKLLKKVALVIKNNIRESDIFCRMGGDEFLVIFPDSSEEAAEGIWQRILTDFQKMNRSQKCKYPMHVSHGIVEYHKGCFEEGKEIDELIELVDKRMYKEKQQHKKGSV